The Chanodichthys erythropterus isolate Z2021 chromosome 12, ASM2448905v1, whole genome shotgun sequence genome contains a region encoding:
- the LOC137031965 gene encoding uncharacterized protein, whose protein sequence is MFVYRAVMVPVVRSTRVTLHSLMFLLLTSGVFGENWNVIYETKSICALKGSTVNMSCTYRYPQQYPLTETFWIKKPDEKIKSLKEYQQYKDRVKYIEDRQNKTAVLRLHNVTEDDEKEYCFRLITATEGQRWIGQPGIQLKVSALQVQAPEQVLEKETVNLTCRTTCDLTESFIWYKNGQTLNFHSNILQLQSVRSDSSSYSCAVRGQEHLPSPAVSLSVMCEKV, encoded by the exons atgtttGTTTATAGAGCCGTGATGGTTCCCGTGGTGAGGAGCACCAGAGTGACTCTTCATTCCCTAATGTTTCTGCTCTTGACTTCTG GAGTTTTTGGAGAAAACTGGAATGTGATTTATGAAACTAAATCAATATGTGCTCTCAAAGGATCCACAGTAAACATGTCATGCACATACAGATACCCTCAGCAGTATCCACTGACAGAAACCTTTTGGATCAAGAAACCAGATGAAAAGatcaaaagtttaaaagaatatCAGCAGTATAAAGACAGGGTTAAATACATTGAagacagacaaaacaaaactgctGTTCTCAGACTGCACAACGTCACTGAAGATGATGAGAAAGAGTATTGTTTCAGATTAATAACTGCAACTGAAGGACAAAGATGGATTGGTCAACCAGGAATTCAACTTAAAGTTTCTG CCCTTCAGGTTCAGGCTCCAGAGCAGGTTCTGGAGAAAGAAACGGTCAATCTGACATGTAGAACTACCTGCGATCTGACAGAGAGTTTCATCTGGTACAAAAATGGACAGACTTTAAACTTCCACAGCAACATCCTGCAGCTTCAGTCAGTCCGCAGTGATTCTAGCAGTTACAGCTGTGCCGTCAGAGGACAAGAACATCTGCCCTCTCCTGCTGTCAGCCTCAGCGTCATGTGCGAGAAGGTCTAG